One stretch of Aeromicrobium fastidiosum DNA includes these proteins:
- a CDS encoding DUF3060 domain-containing protein translates to MTKSRTRAVSRLALTTGLATALLATGTGASHAATAIDCSTGPVSITTSNTTVQLTGACSTVVVDAGNTTVRLDSASRVTIKGGNNTVIARKVGSATMAGGNHALRVSARLSTATVKAANSTIRTASASRITIKGSNNDVRSTRLTKVVVKGANNTVKVKKGSTKVSNRGANNSIKVKKRR, encoded by the coding sequence ATGACGAAATCCAGGACTCGCGCCGTCAGCCGTCTCGCCCTCACCACCGGCCTCGCCACAGCGTTGCTCGCGACCGGCACCGGTGCGTCTCACGCCGCCACCGCGATCGACTGCTCGACAGGGCCGGTCTCGATCACCACGAGCAACACCACCGTCCAGCTGACGGGCGCGTGCAGCACGGTCGTCGTCGACGCCGGCAACACGACCGTCCGGCTCGACTCCGCGTCCCGCGTCACGATCAAGGGCGGCAACAACACGGTCATCGCCCGCAAGGTCGGCTCGGCCACGATGGCAGGTGGCAATCACGCGCTGCGGGTGTCGGCGCGGCTGTCCACGGCCACGGTGAAGGCGGCCAACTCGACCATCAGGACGGCATCTGCCTCACGCATCACCATCAAGGGCAGCAACAACGACGTGCGGTCGACGCGTCTCACGAAGGTCGTCGTGAAGGGTGCCAACAACACCGTCAAGGTCAAGAAGGGCAGCACCAAGGTCTCCAACCGCGGTGCCAACAACTCGATCAAGGTCAAGAAGCGCAGGTAG
- a CDS encoding NADH-quinone oxidoreductase subunit D, with translation MTEVTASVGSGGPGTGFATTDMVLNIGPQHPATHGVLRLRLTLDGERVKACEPIIGYMHRGVEKLFEVRDYRQIIVLANRHDWLSAFSSELGVALAVEDMLGMEVPERATWIRTLLAELNRVLNHLMFLGSYPLELGAITPIFYAFRERETIQEVMEEVSGGRMHYMFNRVGGLKEDIPAGWTGRASAAIATVRSRLDELEQLILGNEIFRARTVGIGVLSPELVQAYGVSGPIARASGLDLDLRRDEPYLAYGELQDVLRVPVRTEGDCHARFAVLLEQTKVSLDLAGACLARLAELAPGPVNVRLPKILKAPEGSTYVWTENPLGLNGYYLVSRGEKTPWRLKLRTASFNNVAVLPEIVAGTVVADLVAILGSMFFVVGDIDK, from the coding sequence ATGACCGAGGTCACCGCCAGCGTCGGGTCTGGAGGACCGGGCACGGGCTTCGCCACGACCGACATGGTGCTCAACATCGGGCCGCAGCACCCCGCGACCCACGGCGTGCTGCGCCTGCGCCTGACGCTGGACGGTGAGCGCGTCAAGGCCTGCGAGCCGATCATCGGCTACATGCACCGGGGCGTCGAGAAGCTCTTCGAGGTGCGCGACTACCGGCAGATCATCGTGCTGGCCAACCGCCACGACTGGCTCAGCGCCTTCTCGTCCGAGCTCGGCGTCGCCCTGGCCGTCGAGGACATGCTCGGCATGGAGGTACCCGAGCGGGCCACCTGGATCCGCACCCTGCTGGCCGAGCTCAACCGCGTGCTCAACCACCTGATGTTCCTCGGCTCCTACCCGCTCGAGCTCGGCGCGATCACGCCGATCTTCTACGCGTTCCGCGAGCGCGAGACGATCCAGGAGGTCATGGAGGAGGTCTCCGGCGGGCGGATGCACTACATGTTCAACCGCGTCGGCGGCCTCAAGGAGGACATCCCCGCCGGGTGGACCGGACGCGCGTCGGCCGCGATCGCGACGGTGCGCTCGCGACTCGACGAGCTCGAGCAGCTGATCCTGGGCAACGAGATCTTCCGGGCCCGCACGGTCGGCATCGGCGTGCTGTCGCCCGAGCTGGTGCAGGCCTACGGCGTCTCCGGACCCATCGCCCGGGCCTCCGGCCTCGACCTCGACCTGCGCCGCGACGAGCCCTACCTGGCCTACGGCGAGCTGCAGGACGTCCTGCGGGTGCCGGTGCGCACCGAGGGCGACTGCCACGCCCGGTTCGCGGTGCTGCTCGAGCAGACCAAGGTGTCGCTCGACCTCGCCGGCGCCTGCCTGGCCCGGCTCGCCGAGCTCGCGCCCGGACCCGTCAACGTCCGACTGCCGAAGATCCTCAAGGCCCCCGAGGGATCGACGTACGTCTGGACCGAGAACCCGCTGGGCCTCAACGGCTACTACCTCGTGTCGCGCGGCGAGAAGACCCCGTGGCGGCTCAAGCTGCGCACCGCGTCGTTCAACAACGTGGCGGTGCTGCCCGAGATCGTGGCGGGCACCGTCGTGGCCGACCTCGTCGCGATCCTGGGGTCGATGTTCTTCGTCGTCGGCGACATCGACAAGTAG
- a CDS encoding polysaccharide pyruvyl transferase family protein — MSRLLIRSGKDPFTPVVAESTLTQDVFNSNSGNYLFQHSMWKTLSVDGAELVSNSTLSERVPPEPGDAARVNAEFDHFVIPMANAFRAEFAPRLDRLSELLEGLKIPVTVTGIGAQAPHGHGIEALAPVNDTVKKFVGLVLDRSASIGVRGEFTRSYLLSLGFPDSSIDVIGCPSLFLHGRDFRVDKRVDAIGDDSPLALNLTPEVPGIGAFATTQAERHPHLTYIGQDAHDLRMLLWGVPFPHVHDPLVPVHLDHPLYQQDRIRLFLDTWPWYDFMATQHFAYGTRFHGNVAALLGGTPAHLLAHDSRTLELAEHHRMPYTLTPSFEADVRADELYAATDMTEFNAELPHGFDRFTAFLDRNGLDHIWAEGSGTGTFEADLAAATFPPPVHPLVAGDGHEIASRLQWLRDGMVLDITRHPQAYRQPWEHPVWSGAGSRHARLHAKVQRQAGEIETLYARLELVERGSPYIALRRVGRWLKRLLGRS; from the coding sequence ATGAGCCGCTTGCTGATCCGGTCCGGCAAGGACCCGTTCACCCCCGTCGTGGCCGAGTCGACCCTGACGCAGGACGTCTTCAACAGCAACAGCGGCAACTACCTGTTCCAGCACTCGATGTGGAAGACCCTGTCGGTCGACGGCGCCGAGCTCGTCTCCAACTCGACGCTGTCCGAGCGGGTGCCCCCGGAGCCGGGCGACGCGGCCCGCGTCAACGCCGAGTTCGACCACTTCGTCATCCCGATGGCCAATGCGTTCCGCGCCGAGTTCGCACCACGGCTCGACCGGCTCTCCGAGCTGCTCGAGGGCCTCAAGATCCCGGTCACGGTCACCGGCATCGGCGCCCAGGCGCCGCACGGGCACGGCATCGAGGCCCTCGCACCGGTCAACGACACGGTCAAGAAGTTCGTCGGCCTCGTGCTCGATCGCTCGGCGTCGATCGGCGTGCGCGGCGAGTTCACCCGGTCGTACCTGCTGAGCCTCGGCTTCCCCGACTCCTCGATCGACGTCATCGGCTGCCCCTCGCTGTTCCTGCACGGCCGCGACTTCCGGGTCGACAAGCGCGTCGACGCGATCGGGGACGACAGCCCGCTCGCGCTCAACCTGACGCCGGAGGTGCCGGGCATCGGGGCCTTCGCGACGACCCAGGCCGAGCGCCACCCCCACCTGACCTACATCGGCCAGGACGCCCACGACCTGCGGATGCTGCTGTGGGGCGTCCCGTTCCCGCACGTCCACGACCCACTCGTGCCGGTGCACCTCGACCACCCGCTCTACCAGCAGGACCGCATCCGGCTGTTCCTCGACACCTGGCCCTGGTACGACTTCATGGCGACGCAGCACTTCGCCTACGGCACCCGGTTCCACGGCAACGTCGCGGCGCTGCTGGGCGGAACGCCGGCGCACCTGCTGGCCCACGACTCACGCACCCTCGAGCTGGCCGAGCACCACCGCATGCCGTACACGCTGACCCCGTCGTTCGAGGCCGACGTGCGCGCCGACGAGCTGTACGCCGCGACCGACATGACCGAGTTCAACGCCGAGCTGCCCCACGGCTTCGACCGGTTCACGGCGTTCCTCGACCGCAACGGGCTCGACCACATCTGGGCCGAGGGCAGCGGCACCGGGACGTTCGAGGCCGACCTCGCGGCGGCGACCTTCCCGCCTCCGGTGCACCCGCTCGTCGCGGGCGACGGACACGAGATCGCCTCGCGCCTGCAGTGGCTGCGCGACGGCATGGTGCTCGACATCACGCGTCATCCGCAGGCCTACCGGCAGCCGTGGGAGCACCCAGTCTGGAGCGGCGCGGGCAGCCGGCATGCCCGACTCCACGCCAAGGTGCAGCGCCAGGCCGGCGAGATCGAGACCCTCTACGCCCGTCTCGAGCTGGTCGAGCGGGGCTCGCCCTACATCGCGCTGCGCCGCGTCGGTCGCTGGCTCAAGCGGCTGCTCGGCCGCTCATGA
- a CDS encoding response regulator, translating into MTIPVRVVLVDDQELFRTGVGIIIDAHDDMEVVGSAADGIEGVRLVDELAPDVVLMDIRMPELDGVEATRQIFSPARAAARTRPVRVVVLTTFNLDDRAATAIRYGASGFLLKDATPAMLTDAIRTVHAGNAVLAPDDLTSLMEGRFRSRTPVPAGYRELTTKEQEIFVLLAAGLSNAEVSGRLFLSESTVKTHVGAILRKLDLRDRVQIVVFAHEHGLV; encoded by the coding sequence ATGACCATCCCCGTCCGCGTCGTGCTGGTCGACGACCAGGAGCTGTTCCGAACGGGGGTCGGCATCATCATCGACGCCCACGACGACATGGAGGTCGTCGGGTCGGCTGCCGACGGCATCGAGGGCGTGCGACTGGTCGACGAGCTCGCGCCCGACGTCGTGCTGATGGACATCCGCATGCCTGAGCTCGACGGTGTCGAGGCGACGCGCCAGATCTTCTCGCCGGCGCGGGCAGCGGCCCGCACCCGTCCCGTGCGCGTCGTGGTGCTGACGACGTTCAACCTCGACGACCGCGCCGCGACGGCGATCCGCTACGGGGCCAGTGGGTTCCTGCTCAAGGACGCCACCCCTGCGATGCTGACCGATGCGATCCGCACGGTGCACGCGGGCAACGCGGTGCTCGCGCCCGACGACCTCACGTCGCTGATGGAGGGCCGGTTCCGCAGCCGGACGCCCGTGCCGGCCGGCTACCGCGAGCTGACCACCAAGGAGCAGGAGATCTTCGTGCTGCTGGCCGCCGGCCTCAGCAACGCAGAGGTGTCGGGTCGCCTGTTCCTCAGCGAGTCGACCGTCAAGACCCACGTGGGAGCGATCCTGCGCAAGCTCGACCTTCGCGACCGCGTGCAGATCGTGGTGTTCGCCCACGAGCACGGGCTGGTCTGA
- a CDS encoding SAM-dependent methyltransferase, translating to MTAHRVSWRTAWETALYGDDGFFRTSAPVDHFRTSAHVGTFAEAVAELARQVGACTVVDLGSGRGELLVALRPLLGQDVELIGVEVADRPADLPDDIAWTTELPARVDGLLVANEWLDNLPCTVVERADDGTVREVLVDPATGDETLGDVHDSAWLRRWWPLSTPGERAEDGGPRDAAWADAVARVDGVAIAIDYGHLRGDRPPFGTVRSYAGGREVDVRLDGSRDVTADVAVDAVADAVGGRLVRQRDALAELGVDGGRPPIQLAHDDPAAYVRALSRAGEAAELTARGGLGDFWWVVTDTRMEGSAP from the coding sequence GTGACGGCGCACCGGGTCTCGTGGCGGACGGCGTGGGAGACCGCGCTCTACGGCGACGACGGCTTCTTCCGCACGTCCGCGCCGGTCGACCACTTCCGCACCAGCGCCCACGTCGGGACGTTCGCGGAGGCCGTGGCCGAGCTGGCCCGGCAGGTCGGTGCCTGCACCGTCGTCGACCTCGGGTCGGGCCGCGGCGAGCTGCTCGTGGCCCTGCGCCCTCTCCTCGGGCAGGACGTCGAGCTGATCGGCGTCGAGGTCGCCGACCGTCCGGCCGACCTGCCGGACGACATCGCCTGGACGACCGAGCTGCCCGCGCGCGTCGATGGCCTCCTGGTCGCCAACGAGTGGCTCGACAACCTGCCGTGCACCGTCGTCGAGCGCGCCGACGACGGCACCGTGCGCGAAGTGCTGGTCGACCCGGCGACGGGCGACGAGACCCTCGGCGACGTGCACGACTCGGCCTGGCTCCGGCGCTGGTGGCCGCTCTCGACGCCCGGCGAGCGCGCCGAGGACGGCGGCCCCCGCGACGCCGCGTGGGCCGATGCGGTCGCCCGGGTCGACGGTGTGGCGATCGCGATCGACTACGGCCACCTGCGCGGCGACCGGCCGCCCTTCGGCACGGTGCGCTCGTACGCGGGCGGCCGCGAGGTCGACGTGCGGCTCGACGGCAGCCGCGACGTGACGGCCGACGTCGCGGTCGACGCCGTGGCCGACGCGGTCGGTGGCCGGCTCGTGCGCCAGCGGGACGCGCTCGCCGAGCTGGGCGTCGACGGCGGGCGTCCGCCGATCCAGCTCGCCCACGACGATCCCGCGGCGTACGTCCGCGCCCTGTCCCGGGCCGGCGAGGCCGCCGAGCTGACGGCGCGGGGCGGCCTGGGCGACTTCTGGTGGGTCGTCACCGACACCCGCATGGAAGGATCGGCCCCATGA
- the panD gene encoding aspartate 1-decarboxylase, translated as MIRTMMKSKIHRATVTQADLHYVGSVTVDLDLLDAANLLPGELVHIVDIDNGNRLETYTIAGERGSGVIGINGAAARLVHPGDLVILIAYAQLEDAEARTFQPNVVFVDADNRIIGTGNDPAEALPGTGLTRGDVIANPYAAHR; from the coding sequence ATGATCCGCACCATGATGAAGTCCAAGATCCACCGCGCCACCGTCACGCAGGCCGATCTGCACTACGTCGGCTCGGTGACGGTCGACCTCGACCTGCTCGACGCGGCCAACCTGCTGCCCGGCGAGCTCGTCCACATCGTCGACATCGACAACGGCAACCGGCTCGAGACCTACACGATCGCCGGCGAGCGGGGCTCGGGCGTCATCGGCATCAACGGTGCCGCCGCCCGGCTCGTGCACCCCGGCGACCTCGTCATCCTGATCGCCTACGCGCAGCTCGAGGACGCCGAGGCGCGCACGTTCCAGCCCAACGTCGTCTTCGTCGACGCCGACAACCGCATCATCGGCACCGGCAACGACCCGGCCGAGGCCTTGCCGGGCACGGGCCTGACCCGGGGCGACGTCATCGCCAACCCGTACGCAGCCCACCGATGA
- a CDS encoding type III pantothenate kinase, whose amino-acid sequence MILLCLDVSNSHTTIGAFQGPELIAHWQVSSDERRTADEWQVLITGLTARAGIDDIDAVSMCCTVPMILVELRTLQERYYADLPVAVVGPGVKTGIPIHTDNPREVGADRIVNALAAAELYGGPAVVVDLNGTATIFDVVDADNRYIGGAIAPGVELSLEALSRRGAQLRSVELAVPRDVIGKNTVEALQSGLVFGFAGLVDGIVGRIIESLDTDPDHVTVIATGSFPESVVDHCDTITTRDPHLTLTGLRLIHEKNHG is encoded by the coding sequence ATGATCCTGCTGTGCCTCGACGTCAGCAACAGCCACACGACGATCGGGGCGTTCCAGGGCCCTGAGCTGATCGCGCACTGGCAGGTGTCGTCGGACGAGCGACGCACCGCCGACGAGTGGCAGGTGCTGATCACGGGCCTCACGGCCCGGGCGGGCATCGACGACATCGATGCGGTCAGCATGTGCTGCACCGTGCCGATGATCCTGGTCGAGCTGCGGACGCTGCAGGAGCGGTACTACGCGGACCTGCCCGTCGCGGTCGTCGGGCCCGGGGTCAAGACCGGCATCCCGATCCACACAGACAACCCGCGCGAGGTCGGTGCCGACCGCATCGTCAACGCGCTGGCGGCGGCTGAGCTCTACGGCGGGCCGGCGGTCGTGGTCGACCTCAACGGCACCGCGACGATCTTCGACGTCGTCGATGCCGACAACCGCTACATCGGCGGAGCCATCGCGCCCGGCGTCGAGCTGTCGCTCGAGGCACTGTCGCGGCGAGGAGCGCAGCTGCGCAGCGTCGAGCTCGCGGTGCCGCGCGACGTCATCGGCAAGAACACCGTCGAGGCGCTCCAGTCGGGTCTGGTCTTCGGCTTCGCAGGGCTCGTCGACGGCATCGTGGGTCGCATCATCGAGTCGCTCGACACCGATCCCGACCACGTCACGGTGATCGCGACGGGCTCGTTCCCGGAGTCGGTCGTCGACCACTGCGACACCATCACGACCCGCGACCCGCACCTGACCCTGACGGGTCTGCGCCTCATCCACGAGAAGAACCACGGCTGA
- a CDS encoding sensor histidine kinase produces the protein MRPHPAGGPAIDTLTVARRWAPDAAIGLAVLVVGVWTIVAPDGYSMSSESDRLLLTVCFAVAASLYRAAPHVALAGVWLTCFYQLADGVNLVYAELAVALVAYGAARHGSTATLWVSGLSIPVGMLAGALYVLARPYVITDIIGQGVLLRGDIVASQGVLIALVALMPLVLPWLVGLLLRVRVTSRAETAVARTGREQAEQQQLAAEEVARLRADQAALARDVHDVVGHSLAVILAQAESAQFLPDDDVARVKQTLAAIAGSARESLQDVRRVLASTSDSALTVSLPEGGLDRLLEGVEASGHEVVGSVSGTPRPLPPDLDVIAFRVLQEMLTNALKHGRRGEPIHVDRQWHDDLRLEVDNVVDGAAGSGPLGEGLGLPGMRRRLESVGGRLDTRRRQRDGVPSWTATAWIPLRPGADRVGS, from the coding sequence GTGCGCCCACACCCGGCAGGAGGCCCCGCCATCGACACGCTGACCGTCGCCCGCCGGTGGGCCCCTGACGCGGCGATCGGCCTGGCGGTGCTGGTGGTCGGCGTCTGGACCATCGTGGCCCCGGACGGCTACTCCATGTCGTCCGAGAGCGACAGGCTCCTGCTCACCGTCTGCTTCGCGGTCGCGGCCAGCCTCTACCGGGCGGCGCCCCACGTCGCGCTCGCCGGGGTGTGGCTGACTTGCTTCTACCAGCTCGCCGACGGTGTCAACCTGGTCTACGCCGAGCTGGCGGTCGCGCTGGTGGCCTATGGCGCGGCACGCCACGGCAGCACCGCGACGCTGTGGGTCAGTGGACTGTCGATCCCCGTCGGCATGCTCGCGGGCGCGCTCTACGTCCTCGCCCGGCCCTACGTCATCACCGACATCATCGGCCAAGGCGTGCTGCTGCGCGGCGACATCGTGGCGTCGCAGGGCGTACTGATCGCCCTCGTGGCGCTGATGCCGCTCGTGCTGCCGTGGCTCGTAGGTCTGCTGCTGCGCGTGCGCGTGACGTCGCGAGCCGAGACCGCGGTCGCCCGCACGGGCCGCGAGCAGGCCGAGCAGCAGCAGCTCGCGGCCGAGGAGGTCGCCCGGCTGCGGGCCGACCAGGCGGCGTTGGCCCGCGACGTGCACGACGTCGTCGGCCACTCCCTCGCGGTCATCCTGGCGCAGGCCGAGTCGGCCCAGTTCCTGCCCGACGACGACGTCGCCCGCGTCAAGCAGACCCTCGCGGCGATCGCCGGGTCCGCCCGCGAGTCGCTGCAGGACGTCCGGCGGGTGCTCGCCAGCACGAGCGACTCCGCCCTGACCGTGAGCCTGCCCGAGGGTGGTCTCGACCGCCTGCTCGAGGGCGTCGAGGCCTCGGGGCACGAGGTCGTCGGCTCGGTGTCGGGGACGCCCCGCCCGCTCCCGCCAGATCTCGACGTCATCGCCTTCCGGGTGCTGCAGGAGATGCTGACCAATGCGCTCAAGCACGGGCGACGCGGCGAGCCGATCCACGTCGACCGCCAGTGGCACGACGACCTGCGGCTCGAGGTCGACAACGTCGTCGACGGTGCGGCGGGCTCCGGGCCCCTCGGCGAGGGCTTGGGGCTCCCGGGCATGCGGCGACGGCTCGAGTCGGTCGGTGGCCGGCTCGACACGCGCCGGCGGCAGCGGGACGGGGTGCCGTCGTGGACCGCGACCGCGTGGATCCCGCTGCGTCCAGGAGCTGACAGGGTGGGGTCATGA
- the panC gene encoding pantoate--beta-alanine ligase produces the protein MSGPVVARTRAELVEARGGATVSFVPTMGALHDGHVQLLKHARPLGQTLVASIFVNPTQFAPGEDFDDYPRTFDADLERCAEAGVDVVFAPTVPVMYPSGLVDTVTVDPGPLGSVLEGATRPTHFRGVLTVVAKLFGLVRPDVAVFGEKDYQQLTLIRQMARELALGVDVVGCPTVREPDGLAMSSRNRYLSDDERQTAAILSAALRAGVAAAVGGPDAVLAAAHAVIDPADVDLDYLVLTDPELGPPVPGADARLLVAARVGRPRLLDNIALTLGGPA, from the coding sequence ATGTCCGGTCCGGTCGTCGCGCGCACCCGCGCCGAGCTCGTCGAGGCGCGTGGCGGTGCCACGGTGTCGTTCGTCCCCACGATGGGGGCCCTCCACGACGGCCACGTGCAGCTGCTGAAGCACGCCCGGCCGCTGGGCCAGACGCTCGTCGCGTCGATCTTCGTCAACCCCACGCAGTTCGCGCCGGGTGAGGACTTCGACGACTACCCCCGCACGTTCGACGCCGATCTCGAGCGCTGTGCCGAGGCGGGCGTCGACGTGGTCTTCGCCCCGACCGTCCCGGTCATGTACCCGTCGGGTCTCGTCGACACCGTCACGGTCGATCCCGGCCCGCTCGGCTCGGTGCTGGAGGGGGCGACGCGGCCCACGCATTTCCGCGGCGTGCTGACGGTCGTCGCCAAGCTGTTCGGGCTCGTGCGTCCGGATGTCGCGGTGTTCGGCGAGAAGGACTACCAGCAGCTGACCCTCATCCGGCAGATGGCACGCGAGCTCGCGCTGGGCGTCGACGTCGTCGGATGTCCGACGGTCCGCGAGCCCGACGGCCTGGCCATGAGCTCGCGCAACCGGTACCTCAGCGACGACGAGCGCCAGACCGCCGCAATCCTGTCGGCGGCGCTGCGGGCCGGCGTCGCGGCGGCAGTCGGGGGACCCGACGCCGTGCTGGCCGCGGCGCACGCCGTGATCGACCCGGCCGACGTCGACCTCGACTATCTCGTGCTCACCGATCCCGAGCTCGGGCCGCCCGTGCCCGGCGCGGACGCGCGGCTGCTCGTCGCGGCCCGTGTCGGCAGGCCCCGACTCCTCGACAACATCGCCCTGACCCTCGGAGGTCCCGCATGA
- a CDS encoding glycosyltransferase family 2 protein, with protein sequence MTTTGRRGVRRAAAAARRRWRNRDSPLLSVVVPVYNAADLVEESLQSVLDQQYRNVEIVVVDDGSTDDSLAVVRAFAARNPRVTVLSQANGGVGVARRTGTEAATGEYLTFVDSDDTVTRTGIQVAMDGLRHSGSDVAVMPYQRREGDVIRPAAPWIRAVHARPAAGVVLADRPDVLVNAIPGGKIFRRAFWDEHGFVYPTVLLAGDQQVAAEAFLKARTLDITGVPGYTWRRMATSISQGHVTAAAVHARHDAMDRVLEILEPLPAVREERVLQYLRHNVPNSLLKLERADDDYLAALVERVPHVVAAAPPDRYAAEIPAQYRVLHALLAADDRDAVWRYVAAEGMQPEMHPSGDEPHGHTVYLPGWGRDAVAPEAYVLTAEQTAARAIVRSAHRDGADLVLDVAAWYPNVELSAPQLEVKTDGDVVDVLAGGEPHIVSSRQGAERRYLHSGWTVTLRGVARRAPRALTVTLTDGDRTGTATAPIPR encoded by the coding sequence GTGACCACCACCGGGCGGCGAGGGGTGCGGCGTGCCGCCGCTGCGGCGCGACGGCGCTGGCGCAACCGCGACAGCCCCCTGCTCAGCGTCGTGGTCCCGGTCTACAACGCGGCCGACCTCGTCGAGGAGTCGTTGCAGTCGGTGCTCGACCAGCAGTACCGCAACGTCGAGATCGTCGTGGTCGACGACGGCTCGACCGACGACAGCCTCGCGGTGGTGCGGGCCTTCGCGGCCCGGAACCCCCGGGTGACGGTGCTGAGCCAGGCCAACGGCGGCGTCGGCGTCGCCCGCCGCACGGGCACCGAGGCGGCGACGGGGGAGTACCTCACGTTCGTCGACTCCGACGACACCGTGACCCGCACCGGCATCCAGGTCGCGATGGACGGCCTGCGCCACAGCGGCTCCGACGTCGCGGTCATGCCGTACCAGCGCCGCGAGGGCGACGTCATCCGCCCCGCGGCCCCGTGGATCCGGGCCGTCCACGCGCGTCCGGCCGCGGGCGTCGTGCTGGCCGACCGTCCCGACGTGCTGGTTAACGCGATCCCGGGCGGCAAGATCTTCCGCCGCGCGTTCTGGGACGAGCACGGCTTCGTCTACCCCACGGTGCTGCTCGCGGGTGACCAGCAGGTCGCCGCCGAGGCCTTCCTGAAGGCCCGGACGCTCGACATCACCGGCGTCCCGGGCTACACGTGGCGGCGCATGGCGACCTCGATCTCGCAGGGTCACGTGACCGCCGCCGCCGTGCACGCCCGCCACGACGCGATGGACCGGGTGCTCGAGATCCTCGAGCCGCTGCCGGCCGTCCGTGAGGAGCGCGTCCTGCAGTACCTGCGGCACAACGTCCCCAACTCGCTGCTCAAGCTCGAGCGGGCCGACGACGACTACCTCGCGGCACTGGTCGAGCGCGTCCCGCACGTCGTAGCGGCGGCCCCGCCGGATCGCTATGCCGCCGAGATCCCCGCGCAGTACCGGGTGCTGCACGCCCTCCTGGCCGCGGACGACCGCGACGCGGTGTGGCGATACGTGGCCGCCGAGGGCATGCAGCCCGAGATGCACCCGTCGGGCGACGAGCCGCACGGGCACACGGTCTACCTGCCGGGCTGGGGGCGCGACGCCGTCGCGCCGGAGGCCTACGTGCTGACCGCCGAGCAGACCGCGGCAAGGGCGATCGTCCGGTCGGCGCACCGCGACGGTGCCGACCTCGTGCTCGACGTGGCCGCGTGGTACCCGAACGTCGAGCTGTCGGCGCCGCAGCTGGAGGTCAAGACCGATGGCGACGTGGTCGACGTCCTGGCCGGCGGCGAGCCGCACATCGTCTCGTCGAGGCAGGGTGCCGAGCGCCGCTACCTGCACTCGGGGTGGACCGTCACGCTGCGAGGCGTCGCCCGGCGGGCACCGCGCGCGCTCACGGTCACGCTGACCGACGGCGACCGCACCGGCACGGCCACGGCTCCCATCCCGCGCTGA
- a CDS encoding Rossmann-like and DUF2520 domain-containing protein codes for MHRPSVGVVGAGKVGSVLAASLRSAGYPIAGVSGRSEASRLRISTLLPGVPVLDPEQVAAASDILVLAVPDDSLIAVAEELAASGAVRRGQPVLHTSGRHGLDALAALTRVGARPIAFHPAMTFTGTAIDADRGPVFGLTAAPADHALAEELVAALGGVPMWVAESDRALYHAALAHGANHLVTLVAQSMDLLRTAGAADPAAVLRPLLGAALDNVLAYGDAALTGPVVRGDVTTIRAHVDALTASDVDDATVDAYLELARATARRAEADHRIDAATAGTIRQVLDEADWDTMAHIAAGI; via the coding sequence ATGCATCGTCCTTCTGTGGGCGTCGTCGGGGCCGGCAAGGTCGGCTCCGTGCTCGCCGCCAGCCTGCGCTCCGCCGGCTACCCGATCGCCGGCGTCAGCGGCCGGTCCGAGGCCTCGCGCCTGCGCATCAGCACCCTGCTGCCGGGCGTGCCCGTGCTCGATCCCGAGCAGGTCGCGGCAGCGTCCGACATCCTGGTGCTCGCGGTCCCCGACGACAGCCTGATCGCCGTGGCCGAGGAGCTCGCCGCCTCGGGCGCGGTGCGTCGCGGCCAGCCCGTGCTGCACACCAGTGGCCGCCACGGGCTCGACGCCCTGGCTGCCCTCACCCGTGTCGGGGCCCGTCCCATCGCGTTCCACCCCGCCATGACGTTCACCGGCACCGCGATCGACGCCGACCGCGGACCCGTGTTCGGACTCACCGCAGCCCCCGCCGACCACGCTCTCGCCGAGGAGCTCGTCGCGGCACTCGGCGGCGTGCCGATGTGGGTCGCCGAGTCCGACCGGGCGCTCTACCACGCAGCCCTCGCGCACGGAGCCAACCACCTCGTCACCCTCGTCGCCCAGTCGATGGACCTGCTGCGCACCGCGGGTGCCGCCGATCCGGCCGCCGTCCTGCGGCCCCTGCTCGGTGCGGCGCTCGACAACGTCCTCGCCTACGGCGACGCGGCGCTGACCGGGCCCGTCGTGCGGGGCGACGTCACGACGATCCGCGCGCACGTCGACGCCCTCACAGCCTCCGACGTCGACGACGCCACGGTCGACGCGTACCTCGAGCTCGCCCGGGCGACCGCCCGTCGCGCCGAGGCCGATCACCGCATCGACGCCGCCACCGCCGGCACGATCCGCCAGGTGCTCGACGAGGCCGACTGGGACACCATGGCGCACATCGCCGCCGGGATCTGA